A window of the Juglans microcarpa x Juglans regia isolate MS1-56 chromosome 5D, Jm3101_v1.0, whole genome shotgun sequence genome harbors these coding sequences:
- the LOC121265567 gene encoding universal stress protein A-like protein isoform X2 has translation MCKDKMAEAETLVLDGDPKDMICQAAEQMQVDLLVVGSRGLGKIKRAFLGSVSDYCAHHAKCPILIVKPPRESSK, from the exons ATGTGCAAAGACAAGATG GCCGAAGCTGAGACACTGGTTCTTGATGGAGACCCGAAGGACATGATTTGTCAGGCTGCAGAGCAAATGCAGGTTGATCTCCTGGTAGTGGGTAGCCGCGGCCTTGGCAAAATCAAGAG GGCATTCTTAGGAAGTGTGAGTGACTACTGTGCACATCATGCAAAGTGTCCCATCCTAATTGTGAAGCCGCCGAGGGAGTCTAGCAAGTAG
- the LOC121265567 gene encoding universal stress protein A-like protein isoform X1, which yields MCKDKMVSLAEAETLVLDGDPKDMICQAAEQMQVDLLVVGSRGLGKIKRAFLGSVSDYCAHHAKCPILIVKPPRESSK from the exons ATGTGCAAAGACAAGATGGTAAGCCTA GCCGAAGCTGAGACACTGGTTCTTGATGGAGACCCGAAGGACATGATTTGTCAGGCTGCAGAGCAAATGCAGGTTGATCTCCTGGTAGTGGGTAGCCGCGGCCTTGGCAAAATCAAGAG GGCATTCTTAGGAAGTGTGAGTGACTACTGTGCACATCATGCAAAGTGTCCCATCCTAATTGTGAAGCCGCCGAGGGAGTCTAGCAAGTAG
- the LOC121265566 gene encoding rhomboid-like protein 15 isoform X2, with product MFLAGLPTRVGQWWDGIPFLTSSVVVACGIIYLVCLLVGYDSFFEICFSPSAVLSQFQVYRIYTSIFFHGSLLHVLFNMMALVPLGSELERITGSVRLLYMIILLATSNAIFHLLIALVVAHNPFHPYLFLMNECSIGFSGILFSMIVIETSLSGVQSRSIFGLFNVPAKWYPWILLIVFQLLMTNVSLLGHLCGILSGFAYTYGLFNFLMPGPSFYSAIEASSWLSSCIRRPKFILCTGGNSAGYIPTHSSQNTTSSGLLSGNIWRNWSSWMPRRESFAQSTQDNQRFPGRGRTLGAVQSQTVSADNSDSNLQARLLDNSSPNHSLDVAATGTGQRLSDGRQQAADNPAALVPARHQGSVASDEEIQKLVSMGFERTQVEVALAAADGDLNVAVEILMSQQG from the exons ATGTTTTTG GCAGGATTGCCTACTAGGGTGGGCCAGTGGTGGGATGGCATTCCATTCCTTACTTCTTCTGTGGTGGTCGCTTGTGGGATTATATACCTGGTCTGCCTCTTAGTTGGATATGACTCCTTTTTTGAAATATGCTTCTCGCCCTCAGCTGTTTTATCACAGTTCCAAG TTTACAGGATTTATACCTCCATCTTTTTTCATGGTTCACTACTTCATGTTCTGTTCAACATGATGGCGTTGGTTCCTTTGGGTTCTGAATTGGAGAGAATCACGGGATCTGTCCGCTTGTTGTACATGATCATTCTATTGGCTACAAGCAATgctatttttcatcttctcatTGCACTAGTGGTGGCACATAATCCTTTTCACCCTTATCTGTTTCTCATGAATGAGTGTTCTATAGGCTTCTCAGGAATCTTATTCTCTATGATTGTGATCGAAACAAGTTTGAGTGGAGTCCAATCAAGGAG TATCTTTGGACTCTTTAATGTGCCCGCCAAGTG GTATCCATGGATCTTGCTGATCGTGTTCCAGCTTCTGATGACAAATGTCTCATTACTTGGACACCTATGTGGAATTTTGTCTGGATTTGCAT ATACTTATGGCTTATTCAACTTCTTAATGCCTGGACCATCTTTTTATTCTGCCATTGAGGCCTCTTCTTGGCTT TCATCTTGCATAAGGCGACCTAAATTTATTCTTTGCACTGGCGGGAATTCAGCAGGCTACATCCCTACACATTCGAGCCAAAATACAACTTCTAG TGGATTATTGTCTGGAAATATTTGGAGAAATTGGTCCTCATGGATGCCACGAAGGGAATCATTTGCTCAG TCAACTCAGGACAATCAAAGATTTCCAGGGAGGGGAAGGACACTTGGAGCTGTGCAAAGTCAAACAGTTTCTGCTGATAATTCAGATTCAAACCTACAGGCTAGACTCTTGGATAATAGCAGCCCAAATCATTCTTTGGATGTGGCAGCAACTGGTACAGGACAACGGTTATCTGATGGAAG GCAGCAAGCAGCGGATAATCCAGCAGCTTTAGTCCCTGCACGCCATCAG GGTTCAGTGGCTTCCGATGAAGAAATCCAAAAACTTGTATCAATGGGCTTTGAAAGG ACACAGGTAGAAGTTGCACTAGCAGCTGCTGATGGGGATCTGAATGTGGCAGTGGAAATTCTCATGAGCCAACAG GGATAA
- the LOC121265566 gene encoding rhomboid-like protein 15 isoform X1, with the protein MRPNIVTEAGLPTRVGQWWDGIPFLTSSVVVACGIIYLVCLLVGYDSFFEICFSPSAVLSQFQVYRIYTSIFFHGSLLHVLFNMMALVPLGSELERITGSVRLLYMIILLATSNAIFHLLIALVVAHNPFHPYLFLMNECSIGFSGILFSMIVIETSLSGVQSRSIFGLFNVPAKWYPWILLIVFQLLMTNVSLLGHLCGILSGFAYTYGLFNFLMPGPSFYSAIEASSWLSSCIRRPKFILCTGGNSAGYIPTHSSQNTTSSGLLSGNIWRNWSSWMPRRESFAQSTQDNQRFPGRGRTLGAVQSQTVSADNSDSNLQARLLDNSSPNHSLDVAATGTGQRLSDGRQQAADNPAALVPARHQGSVASDEEIQKLVSMGFERTQVEVALAAADGDLNVAVEILMSQQG; encoded by the exons ATGAGACCCAACATTGTTACGGAG GCAGGATTGCCTACTAGGGTGGGCCAGTGGTGGGATGGCATTCCATTCCTTACTTCTTCTGTGGTGGTCGCTTGTGGGATTATATACCTGGTCTGCCTCTTAGTTGGATATGACTCCTTTTTTGAAATATGCTTCTCGCCCTCAGCTGTTTTATCACAGTTCCAAG TTTACAGGATTTATACCTCCATCTTTTTTCATGGTTCACTACTTCATGTTCTGTTCAACATGATGGCGTTGGTTCCTTTGGGTTCTGAATTGGAGAGAATCACGGGATCTGTCCGCTTGTTGTACATGATCATTCTATTGGCTACAAGCAATgctatttttcatcttctcatTGCACTAGTGGTGGCACATAATCCTTTTCACCCTTATCTGTTTCTCATGAATGAGTGTTCTATAGGCTTCTCAGGAATCTTATTCTCTATGATTGTGATCGAAACAAGTTTGAGTGGAGTCCAATCAAGGAG TATCTTTGGACTCTTTAATGTGCCCGCCAAGTG GTATCCATGGATCTTGCTGATCGTGTTCCAGCTTCTGATGACAAATGTCTCATTACTTGGACACCTATGTGGAATTTTGTCTGGATTTGCAT ATACTTATGGCTTATTCAACTTCTTAATGCCTGGACCATCTTTTTATTCTGCCATTGAGGCCTCTTCTTGGCTT TCATCTTGCATAAGGCGACCTAAATTTATTCTTTGCACTGGCGGGAATTCAGCAGGCTACATCCCTACACATTCGAGCCAAAATACAACTTCTAG TGGATTATTGTCTGGAAATATTTGGAGAAATTGGTCCTCATGGATGCCACGAAGGGAATCATTTGCTCAG TCAACTCAGGACAATCAAAGATTTCCAGGGAGGGGAAGGACACTTGGAGCTGTGCAAAGTCAAACAGTTTCTGCTGATAATTCAGATTCAAACCTACAGGCTAGACTCTTGGATAATAGCAGCCCAAATCATTCTTTGGATGTGGCAGCAACTGGTACAGGACAACGGTTATCTGATGGAAG GCAGCAAGCAGCGGATAATCCAGCAGCTTTAGTCCCTGCACGCCATCAG GGTTCAGTGGCTTCCGATGAAGAAATCCAAAAACTTGTATCAATGGGCTTTGAAAGG ACACAGGTAGAAGTTGCACTAGCAGCTGCTGATGGGGATCTGAATGTGGCAGTGGAAATTCTCATGAGCCAACAG GGATAA